The genomic segment AAATACCTTCTTTACAGAAATCACTCAGGCAAACAATGTGTGGCATTCTTCAAGTTGAAGACCTTCCAACACAACATCGCACAAGTTTAGTAAAGCAAACTAGGTGTTATTTCTGCAAAGgagaagatagaaaaacgaagCATGCATGCTAGGCTTGCCATAAAGCATACTGCATAGAGCATAGAACTAAACTGTTGTGAATGAAGTAAAATGAGTGAAATTGAAATACCTGGCTAATAATGAATATGAGTTCTATAATCAAAAGTTGTTAGCTTTTAGCTAGAAAGAccattttgttgttaaattaagataaaatattttgaatatttctgGCTTTTTCGAAaatgtttgttaatatttttaatatttttttctttgctaTTACTACTACTAAGAGATAGAAAATAAAATGATTGATTTAATTATTCTTGTGTGTTCAATAGTGATTAGACAGTCTCTGGAaatcataaaatatttacttttttttatttcttcacaaaaaagcATTGGGTATCTGATACCCTTATGTGCGGTAcctatatgttaaaaaaatcggTGTGATCTTCCAGGGTTAAATCAATCACATAAAGCAATTTAATGGCGGTACCAAAATATGTATACTTTAGGTACGGTATTCGTCAAAATAAACAGTATCGACATTTAGATGGCTGTAAAAATGTGCACGCAATACGTATTTATTTGATTGGGTTTTTTTGGCATTAAATGTCATAGTAACAAAGCTCTATTATTGAAATCTTCGTAAAAATGATCCTCACAACTGAGGAGAAAGTATAGTAGAGCATTATTTCGCCTCATACGAAAGTATTCTGTATGCCTcaagtttctaaaaaaatatcgACAAGTATCGACCGCACAAAAAAACTAGACACAATGATATATTCTCACCtcctttattaataattattaatttattatcaaaatgTTGGTAGGTTCAGAACTAAACTAAGAACTCTGGAAATTGCCATAGTTCAATGTAATTATAAAATAATGGTGGAAACTTGGTTAACTTATGATTATAGCGATGGGGAATTAGGACTTACTAGTTATAATGTGTTTAGAAATGACCGCAATTCTGTTTCTACCGGAAAAATTAGGGGTGGAGGTGTGTTAATTGTTGTTAAAAGTGACATCAATGCGTAGAAAGTAATCATTCTCTTATTTAATATTTGTTGGTGATATATTATCAGTCATTAAAAGTAGTAACTTTCTGTTTGCTGACACCTTAAAATATTTCGAATAGTTAATAACCTAGTTGATGCCTCTGTGTTACAAAATGGTCTTAAAAGCTTAGCTAGTTAGTGGGAGGTAAATAAGctatacttaaatataaaaaaatgtttttaaactaCTTTTGGTAGATCAAGGGAGTTTTATTAGGAAATGATTGTTATTGTAGAAATAATGTACCTTTAGATGCATGTAATAATATTCTCTTTGATTTTAAATTAACTTTTAAATATCATATTAATGAAACTTCAACTAAAGCTTTTAAAGATGTTGGGatttattcttagtaattttaaTCAGTTTTCAGTACAAACTTTATAAATGTTGTAAGTACTTTAGTTTAATTCGATCGATTTTGAAGTATGCTCTCTCTCATTTGCTCTccttcaaaataaatttttgaggCTATGTGCTTACAAGATTAGTTTTATTAGACAGCAATACACATATGATGATATACGTTCAATACTTAATATCTCGTCACATCATAAAAGGTGAAGCAGATTTATGTTTCCTTCCTATAAGATTATGAATGGTTATGTTGGATATCCAGAGTTACTCAGTTTATTAGGTTTTAATATTAATACTAGAAGAACTCGTAATACTAATTTTCAACAATCCGTTTCATACTACAAACTATGGTCAAAATGAACCCATTACAAAAATTCTAAGAGCGGCCAATGAGCACAGCAATAGTTTATTTGGAATACCTACAATATCATTTAAGAAATTTGTTAAGGATTTGAGTATGATTACCTAATAAGTTTAGTTcctaatttaatttagtttaattctAATTTTGGTCTGCTTTTTTAAAGCAACTTATGCTTTTTACTGGTTGacgttatatttttgtaaaaatggtaTATCCGTAAATGAATGTGTTAAACAAGGCCCCCCAGTAGCATTAGCAATCGTTGAGAAATTTCGTAATACTGGTAGTGTGTTGCGAACAATAATCAAGGACCCGTTCTTGACCAGATCTCACAGTCTCCAAAACCAAGCCTTCGACATACTTGTTTATATAAACTGAATATCAGAGAAACATCCACCCATTGACTGTTCAATTTTTTGGTGGTTATTCTTACTTCAAATTGGACAAAGATTTAACGTGCAGGAGAAGTTTACTATGGACGAGTGTTGAGGCTAGTGTACGAAGATCCCGATTTCTTGAgaaatgtatggttttcagacgaaagtcacattcatcatcatcatcatataacgggggtcctacggcgattgccgcttcccgcatttcagcctccatcttttcctatctctccaatctccctcttctaagcctctagattgcattgtttttgtaatttcccttctccaggaatttggtggtcttccccttttccttctttctggcggaacatacattaaggctttctttggccaccgctcctcctccattctcaccacgtgaccataccattgtaattgccttccttgtattctatctgaaagagtatctctaattcctgtacggattcgtatttcctcattcctgattctgtccattctcgatactcgacatgaccttctaagataatccatttccacaacgtctactttatctcgttcattctttgtcatcgtccaacattcggcaccatatgtgataattggttctacaattgctctgtatacgcgaagtttggtatgcatctttattttattagaccacagtaatgaattcagtatccggatgcattttttcccttgggttattcggttttgtacatctatcttaactctgccatctgctgatatgatgcttcctagatatttagactggttgcagccttttatgactgcgttttcaagcctcagatctgtggtatttcctccaaattttaaatatttaaatatatcacATTCATCCTAACAATTATATCAATAGACAAACAACTCGACTTCTTGGATTTGAACGCCTAGTTCAATCgatttaataatttctgataaCATTTTTCTTGATCCTTATAAGGTTTTATAAGTCTAAAgttattaatttttgaaatatttcacTTTCATTGAGAAAAACTGTAATATTTAAAAGGGCTGTGGATTAGGTTTCCAACGTATCTAATAAAAATGTAGTTAATTAAAAGATTTTCTAGTAtcgtgttatttttaaataatttaatatctttgacATCCAGCCATACAATATAATGTGTGATCACTATTTTCAAAtacattttcttatttttttttaatggaacaccctgtattttagtatcgtattttgtagaaaacgtCACAACCTTTCTTTTGGTATCAGGTTTTACATAACTAACATGTTTCGTTGTTTAGATATTTGGCGAAGAACTGtagatattatttttttccagatttttttttaattaattttgtattCTTACTGAAATATaacaaacatacatcaaaatacCAAAGATTAAAAATACGTATGCTAGTAAACATTAGTTCAGTTCATCACCCACAAAACTCATcatgtaataaaataatatttaccatgTGTTCAAATGCAAGTGCTTACCATcgcctttttttattattgattggTACAGCAAAAAACACGTTGTTCCAAGGGGATAAACATGAACGCGCTTTTTGTTAACTACTACGCACAAGAAATATTCGCTGACAGGTTCAAAAAGGTATGTATTGCAAACTcaaatttgtttatctattttttaacaccctgtttttttttaagtttttataccgTACGACAATACTTGCAATCAAAAAATTTGCCACCAAAGGCGATTCTCAATTTGGACAATGCACCTGCCCAACCTGAAGCCGGTATACTGCGAAGTGATATAGGTTATTCCACAAATATATGACTTTTGGATTattgcgacaacgaatattttactgtgcaagtagaagtataAAAGTAAATTGATCTAATCACtattccaataaaaaggatctATGTTGATATTacatctaaactaaaattatttcagttaataaatgttcagatagacgcaaaatttattgtgaaatttaatccgaaaataacaacaatttttacGCAAACGCTCCTACAAATAAATACAATGACGTCTATGAAGCCGAATGTGTTCATCAGACATTTGGGTTGGGTTTCAGTGAAATGTAAACACCAAAGAGGCGTGacgggtttctttgatattacattattttattactttattaggtactacaactgcaataaaaagaaatatactatttttaatataaatgaaaagaaattggcagaaggatggttcagaaaccagaaaaagaatctaatatttcactttgtcagttttaaatatttgtttgctttgactggatgtactcttaaaagttcTGAAAGTATTGTAACGGGTATAACATACcggctattgatagttaaagtacCAAATCGTTACAGATATTACaaagtaacgaaaatttacatacagtttcatatatcgccgactgattttagttttaaaaacaaaactaacgttttttttaatactaattgaatattcgattaaataaattaaactatttaatcacttaagtattgttacacttcaTTTAAATTACTGAATTCAAAAatcaacttgtttacaatacaaAACTCAATGATAGTTattatatacttcaaaatctgaattacaactgttctataaactatcaactctatacttatatcatgacttcatatttaaatctatgtttatatctgtcataatagtattttaaaaataggtataaattactattgtacaattcagcacattggaccatttaAATCGACACCttaaaccaaatttaaaacagttgaatattcgtggaatggagtataATGGAAATATCACATGCTCTTTTCGGCCTGCATCATTGATCATTGATACAACCAATGGATCAATTCATCATTCAAACTTTCAAAAGAcgatacagaaaaaaaattattcaaaacctCGTTATGGAAGAGGAATATTCTTTGCAAGAATACTGGAAAGGATATAATTTAAAACACGCAGTCGACAATGCTGCAAATGCTTGGGCTGATGTTTCGGAATTAACACTGAAAAGAGCGTGGAATAAATTATGGCCTGAATAAACCGAAGATGAAAATGCCCCTGTGACATAAGAGCCTGATGCGGTAACAAATGAAGTTCGGCTGACTGAATCAactgtttttttttcgttgtcTAAAGATGACATAAACGAATGATTAATTTGTGATGAGGACGCAAACGGCTATCGATTGATGACAGATGATGAAATCGTTAAAATGGTAACAGGCGGGCGAAACAGATTCAAATGCTGACACAGACTTGGAATTTGACGGTAGCGATGTTGATGATGCTATTGCAACTGACAAAGATTTATGTGAAAAAGCTAGAGAAATGCATCGCACATTCAACAATTCATGGAGTGTAATTCTCTACAAGAAAAAGCCAATAAGTAGATTGTATGATCTTATGCTGATAAAGAAATTCAGCTGTTGCAAGATGTGAAGCAACAGTAAAACAAACAAAGATTTCAGAATATTTTAAACCAATTTGATTTAATTGTACAAACACAAATCCCTTTTATATTGTCAAACAAAACATACAGATAAAATTTGAGAGTTGTActatgaatttttaattttttttttaatgttctgttaacTGTCTTTTCCATTATCCATCATACCCTTGGTCCGGTGCCCTGATGGATAATAGAGGTTCCATTGTACAGGGTGTTCTAtacaaaaaaaatgagaaaattttgtatttgaaaacagtgatcacactgtatattatgaCTGGATAtcaaagatattaaattatttaaaaataacactaaACTACTCTACTACTcaataaaagtgtaaatatttcaaaaattaataacGTCTATAAAACATtatacaaactctaaaaaatatattcaaaaatggtttaatatatagggagttccatttaaaaaacacaactttagtTCATTCTTTTCTATTAACATAAGAGTGACAAAAACCATTCAACTTACATGGACTTGGCATCTTTAAACGTATCATCTTGAATCTCTTCTATATCTGGGATTATTGGAATATCATCTGCATCcagttttatttcattttgaaaCCTTTCCCTTAAATGAATAATTAATAATGAATAAATCTTGGAAAGTATAGTTCTAACATTAAATTGTAAAAGTGATATGGAATTATCAAGATTTTGAAAGTAGATCatgtgtattattattttttgttaaattttgtaatTCTACCTAGCTATACCCAGCAGGGAGACAGAAGAGTAGGTTTTGCTTCAGGAGACAAGGTATAGGTAGTTCCGtaacaggaagaaaataaaaatttccaatcctaaataataaaaataagattaCTACATACTGAATTGTTGGATTGGTTAAGCAATACAAATGCATAATATAAATTAATCCATAATAAGCAGATATTTGTTGATTTTATTACCAATATATTATAAGAAAAACTTTTTGAATGGACTTTTTTACCTCTAATAATAAGAAattgaatttaattatttaacacTAATACAACTTCATCCTTCACTTAATTTAATTCCTATTTGTAATTGTACTTACAGTTCAATCATATTTCGCCCAGATGACTCagatctaaaataaaaatatctattatTATACTCAAATCATACTAATATTAATAGTGCATAGTTAAATTAAGTTTATAACAACCTATTAGTGAAATAAATCTAAAGTAATGTGCTGATTTGTTTTGGTCATCTTATTCTTGTTTTGTTATATCCGAGATCTACCATTGTTCTATTGATGATGAACCTCACCATAGTCGATATCTTCAGCTTATTTCTGAGGGTTTAtttgcatttatttatttatacaaatgAAATACATGTATACACAAACCTTGATGATTTAGGTGGTTCATCACTCCACAAACTCGTTTTTCTAGCTCTTATGTGCAGGTCATCCATATCCTTAGATAATTCTTCAGCAATTTCTGGTTCTTCAACATTTTTAACCGATCTTCTACCTTGTTTAGGGGCAGACTAAAACATAATGTAATTTTGGTAATATTTGTAAcataatatcaaaataatattttaccaGCATAGATATTACACATAATATATTTACCTTCTTTCCTACTAATAAATCTATATCGTCATCTCGCagcatctttatttatttgtaagatttgagaaaaacaaataaaaaaataaaaggtaagttgtaatatttgtatatattttttaaatatgttgttTCCATAACAACGAACCAGACATACACAAACACAACATAACCTAACTTAatcttacttcttcttcttcgtcctcCTTTGTTGGGTAATGACCTAATCTTACTAAACTTATCGGGGGGAGTTTTCAAAATTATCAATTTATATTAGGGGAAAGTTGGGTAAAATGGTCCTCTAACATAGTTCTATAATTTTCATAAAACCGTCGTAAGGGTAGGTAATTCTTATACGTAAGACCTTATAGTCTATTATTATGTTTATGGTTTTTAGGCGTTTTGATTGAAGCaagtagaattttttttaatggagTTTAAAAGGGACTTTTTCTGTTTATTTCATATCTGTTTCTGCAATTTCTCTATTTATCAGAGGTCGCTCATGTAAATTTCTTTTTTACATTTGATCCGATTTTGAGTCCCTCCATGTTGAGACGAAAGGACTCAGGGGGTCATTTTACCCTTGCTTAGCCTACTAAATAAAGTTAGACATCCAAAGATTTCTTTTAGAATTCCTGATAAGAGACATTCAAAGATTTCTTCTAGAACTCCTGAGTTTACGTCAGCTGCCAGAGCGAGAGGCTTTAATAAAGAGGCAGTCGTTAAGTTTTTTCCCTTTTCgatgaaatacaaaataaaaataagatcaATCCTGTGAGCATATTATATAATATGGATGAGTCTAGAATCCCGACGGTACTGTAAGTTGTCCAAAATTTTAGCACATAAAGGGAGGAAACAGGTTGCTTTCCTAAAAAGCACTGAACGGGGAACAAAATTCCATCGTTGTTCTCTGTGTAAATGATGCGGATCTAATTATTCCTTCAGCAATAACATTTCCTCATAAACGAAGGAATGAATTATTATTTCAAGGCGCCCATATGGAACACTTTCTCTTTACAACGAATCAGGACACATGAAATCTGACAGCCTCATTCTGTTATTAATGAATTTTCAATAAACATACACAGTACAAACTATAAAATATTGCAGAGGTAAAGACATATTATAATGCTGTCATTTCCTCTATATTGCACGCACGAGATACAGCCATTGGTTGTAGCAGTATTTTCAGCTTGAACAGCGTATTTTAATGAGGAAGTTTAAACTTTAGTTTAAGATTGGAAATTTAAACCATCGTGTACGATCGACTATAGTGGAAAATGAAACAGTTGATCCCCTCCATGAACAAAGAACTCTTTCTCCACAAAGATATCCTTTTTTGTATAGGAATACGAGGCAGAGGAATAGGAAGCAATTCAGATAATATCAGCTTCTTTGGAAACAGTTTGGGAGGATTATCGCAAAAGAAAACGTCATTCACTGTACTTGAAATCCTCAAGTTGTTGCTTCAAACCGCAAAGCTGACATTACAAGCTCTGCAGTTGATAATTCAGTCCCGATTTGCGAAGTTAACAGTTTAGAACAGAAAGGTGGCATTAAAAGAAATGAAATTCCATCGTCGCTAAAGGATACTTTTGTAACTTCATATGATATATCTCCACTACCTCAGGCAAGGAGTTCAAGACCTTCGCAATGATCAATTGTTTTCATCTCTACATCAAATTATCTtttgataaaagaaaaataaaaaaactcaacTTCGCAAGCAGCTAGGAAAGCTGTAAGCAGAAAGGTATATTACACAAGAACTGAAGTATTTGAAAAACAGAAAGTGCTCAGGTCCAGACGACATACCTAATTAACCAactgttaaatatttttaaaaaatccgaAACTCGTCGTTAGCCCCCGATGTATAACAGTATTACTATGCCTCTCTTTAAGAAGGACCAAAAATAAAACCGGAAAAGGATAAAGATTTAACACTGTTTTCCTCAATGATGAAGTTTTTTTTACAGAACTGTTAATAAACAGAAAGACTCTGACTAAATAGATCTACACCATAGGCAAAGTTTGTAATTAGACAACTAAAGAACAATCTGTCAAGTCGGACTATTCTATTGAAAGTAATACTGGCTTTATTGAATTAAAAGCAAATACCTGAACCAATTGCTAAAACAATATGTCGTTAAACACCCACAATATTGCAGTGTTAAGAATAAACAACAGGACTACTGGAAACATACTAACACCAGACGGGGTTAGACAAGAAGACAAACTCAGTACATTCGTAGATAACCAACTACAGATAATCTAATAGAAGACAGTGCTTGCTGAACCTGGGATATAAGTTACGGAACTGTGTAGGCATATTTTTTTATATGGACCTGCCATACACAGTACATTAAGACTTAATAATGTCTCAAACGGAACAGAAGATGATCTGCAACGTTAGTTTATCGGTTCTATATATCTTTAGCGTGAATCGTGATTCCGTAGGTAGGTGAAATAATACATCACATAAATAAAGCTGTAGTTTAGTCTAGATGACTAAGAGAAACCATACTTGTGTATGACTTATATTCATATATCATATTGAAACCAGCTATGAATTAAGTAAAAGTACATTTAAGTTGAGATGAAGACTTTATAACATATAAAACTTGACAGAAATCACAAAGCTACTCTGTCAATCTGTATAGAGCCTATATGTGCAGATGGACAGAGTATTTCTACAGTttaatcaaagaatatagacgcatatgtgTCTATATTCCTTGGTTTATTGCttaaaagaattctttagccaTATACTGTGGTTTTACAACATATGCACAAAAAGTATTACATAAAGGCAAGAGATATCAAATACAGATCTTGTAGATGTAAGAGAATATCACCAACAAAAGCAGAGAAGATATGAATAAAGATATAACAGACTCATACAGAATAAAACAGAGTTATTAGCAAAAAGAAAGATATGCACTGTAATGTAGGTATCATTCTGCTACTATTTCTCTATTTACTTATATAGTGGTAGTATAAATTGTTGCAGACATTTGATACATGACTTATGTGTTGGTAGTCAACAGGGAACAGGCTTGAAGCATGCTGAGCTTAGTAATTACATTATGACTGACTATTAATAAGTTGTCCATCTAGAAATGGAGTCTTACAGTGTGTTCACTTAGAAATACTGTCTTTTGAATCCAAACTTGACACATACTCTTTAACATGCTTTGCTGGACTATCTATTCTTTACTTACTTATGACTCTTCTACAATGTGGCAAGCTTGGCTTGCAATCAAGGATAAGAAGTATTCCTTTTTCCTGTCTTAGGTACATTGGTATATAATCCAGGAAATTAAATCAGTTTGACTAACATTTGAGTTTCTTATTGGGTCCTTCCTTGCTAGAAAATAAAAGTCAGAATCATAAAGATTACAATAAAGGAACAATAATGTCAGATTAACCAAACTTCAACAAGAAGTATTGAATGTTAATTGCCCCTAATATATTTtggaaaaaaagtaaaataagtcatttaaaaacatttttattgacaTTAAAAAGTTTTTACAACTCAAAACGAGTAGATAACTTTGGTCCtttcttaataattttctttttcttcttgggCTTTGGTTGTACAATATCTTTTTGTACTTCTGGAGACTTTCTATAAGGATTTACATAATCTGGGTGTCTTTCAACATGATTTAATTCCTGACTCACTAATCTCAGCAGCTGTATGGTATTGTCATCTAAAAGATGCCTCATATGATAAGTAAATGCAATACCCCATTGAAGTACAAGATcccagtttttatttctttttaataaagAAGTAGAAATTTCTGGAAATCTTAATGCAATCTCGGAAAATAGTACAGTATTCTCCAATATACTGGATATAGCTGCTTTTCTTTCATTATCCAAAGGAAACTCCGAAATTCCAGGTACAAATGAGGATTCTACAAAGACTCTACTTTCAGTAATAGTATCAAATATCTTTTCAGCCATTAAAGTAATCATAGCATATTGCTTTTCATAATTCGATGTTTTTTCGAAGCTCTTTATTGCGTTTAATTGTTCTAGTCGctgttgtttaaataattttttatctatgtgtaagtgttaagGTGGTAAAACAGTacgaaataatattattattaagaatgTTTTACATTGCTAAAGGATACAAAGTTCTTCTGCGGCTTCTGATTCCTGATTTTGTGTTTCAGAATATATTAGaggtaagaaaataaaaataatatacaaaaagaaaaatattcttgATTTCAACATAACCTCAAACAACATTTTGAGTAGTTGATACTGTCACCATCAGCTGAGGCCAGtttattttacttctttttttattttatgtagacaatatattttttgaagaattatattaattataaagtaGTCACAAGTTTGAAAAGTAATAATTGGTGCTAGGTGTAACAAcgacttttataaaaatatttttgctgtGATAATAGTTTTTTACATTATATgccaataaaaagaagaaagtttatttACCTGATGCCTGATGATCTGAACGGTTCGTAGCACAGAATACTAAGTAGTATTCTGTGCTACCACAGAATACACAAAAAGTTGTGATTAGTATTCTGTGATGGTAGTAAAGtaaagtctacgaaccgtgatcAGAGAACTACGTGTTCGTAGTTCTCTGCCGTGATCCTAACCCCCTCTTTAGTGGAATGAGGTTGGCTTATCTTGTCTTGTCTCTTGTCTTGTGTCataacataataacaaaaatGGCGACTGGTCCAAAAATTGCTACAACTCCTTTGGAGTTATTTGAAGGATATAGAGAACCACCACTTTTGAGTAAAGTATGGAATCCACTAATATTAGGTGCCATGGGATTCGTTAGTGTGATTATAGCTAATTATGGAACCAGGAAACCCCTTTTCAGCGGTAACTATAACCTcaaatcaaaaatattaaaactattacATAACTATATTTAGTGAGTTTTTAGGTATCCAGAAACACATTTTAGTTGCTGGTGTTTGCGGTGGCATTGGGAAAATAGTTGATGATTATAGGAACAAATACTTAGCGGACAGAGATGCTGTACTTCGTCACTATATAGAACTACATCCTGAAGATTTTCCACCTTTTGGTAAATACTTGTGCAAATTGATGATCAATATTATTTAAGTCTACGAATTTAAGAAAGAGATTCaaacaaagtaaataaaatttACCCTACAACAATTATTGGAATCATGGATTATGATTCTCCCATATATGTAGCTTTATGATAAAAAAGGCACATCTGGCCTATGTTTTTAAAGCAGTAATTTAAGCTTGAAATGTGCCGAAAACTCAATGAAATTTCAAGATAAAGTAGTAATTCAGTGCACTGAGATTTATTTTCTTAGAGACATCAAATTTTGTAAATTCAGTACTAAGCAGAAACAACAGATGGAACAAaacatatattttgttaaaaattccgatgtcttcctttttttatgtagacatgaccaTCTGTTTtccaatgtgtctccagtaagttgtcttcctattgggaaaccatTTCTCACTGTcattactactctatttgttgtcatttggcttatagcTTCCCTTCTACTTTtgttctccactttgcatctTCATTCTATATCTGTACTAATAGCTATATCCCATAGTTTCTTACTCTTGATTTTTCTAAGGGTTTTCATCTCTGCAGTTTCtagtattatttttattctctgcGGATCAACATATAGCTACATTTTATTTTGTGTTATGTATATCTTAGCTATGGCCTTGTGTCTACagaatgtgtgtgtatgtttttTTAAGTTTCATTTGCGGAGTACCGGAGAAACAGAGGATCAAATGATGGTTGGAAACTTAAATGAAGGCCTGAGTTTAATTAAAAAGCAATtacaaattttagaaaacataTAGACTACTGCGATGAGCATATTTCTTCtacaaagcaaggaattaaaaaattattagcatGCTATGAGGAAAtttatatagcttatatatatacGAAATTATACACTCACTTACAGGGTTATCACTTGGTCCAACCTATGGTGTAAGCTCCGTGTATTACTGTACATATCTATTGTGTTCCAGTAGAGACATATATTTCTGAGTATAGTTAGGTAGATTATTAAATGGTCTAATTCTTGATTCGTTTTTAGATACCTagttaattttttgaatttttgttttattcctaCCAGTATTCTTCTTTCCATTTATTCCACAAAATAAATGCTGAATTCGTTAGCTTATCTGCCACTTTtcggttttttattt from the Diabrotica undecimpunctata isolate CICGRU chromosome 1, icDiaUnde3, whole genome shotgun sequence genome contains:
- the LOC140440358 gene encoding coiled-coil domain-containing protein 134-like, producing MLFEVMLKSRIFFFLYIIFIFLPLIYSETQNQESEAAEELYKKLFKQQRLEQLNAIKSFEKTSNYEKQYAMITLMAEKIFDTITESRVFVESSFVPGISEFPLDNERKAAISSILENTVLFSEIALRFPEISTSLLKRNKNWDLVLQWGIAFTYHMRHLLDDNTIQLLRLVSQELNHVERHPDYVNPYRKSPEVQKDIVQPKPKKKKKIIKKGPKLSTRFEL
- the ND-B14.5B gene encoding NADH dehydrogenase [ubiquinone] 1 subunit C2, whose product is MATGPKIATTPLELFEGYREPPLLSKVWNPLILGAMGFVSVIIANYGTRKPLFSGIQKHILVAGVCGGIGKIVDDYRNKYLADRDAVLRHYIELHPEDFPPFERKQYKDVFDAWIPIR
- the LOC140440348 gene encoding uncharacterized protein, with translation MLRDDDIDLLVGKKSAPKQGRRSVKNVEEPEIAEELSKDMDDLHIRARKTSLWSDEPPKSSRSESSGRNMIELERFQNEIKLDADDIPIIPDIEEIQDDTFKDAKSMLSMEESVKDFNKQVNTMKVDPNFIGAKFGDVDLSFLMTTLYPEKDIQDCDEIWTLESLYKDLSREREKIDIKC